The sequence tttgcaaaaaaaaaaaaaaatcatggattacattgtcattttttacatcatttacTCAATTATTATTtggagtaacatctctctattataaaaaaaaatcttggaaggagacgagacgtgattttctcagagagacacttatatgtcacgcgagaaagagatttaatcatGCCCGGGACCGGAAATAGAGGACAAAGAGTGgataacaaagtagaacattgtaaagaattcaaaaatgttgccgcagtacacatgcagagcaggttagagataatggaagtatgaaaagtttaaagtctcaaaaaaaggataggaaagatcacattagcacaaacaaacagaaattattactcaatgaaataacggaacagcaaaaagagactgaatatattgttcagatttaaactttaagtcggagacctgtagattgtctaattcatgttgttagtgagaattaaaagattccaaaaatgttggcacggtaTGAAGTCCAGTGAGACGGAAACTTTTAACAAGTTCaagttaatcaatcaatcaatcaacatttatttatatagcacatattcatacaaaaaaatgtagctcaaagtgctttacaaaatgaatagaaaaatagaagacacaataaaaaataaacataagtcaacattaactaacatagaataagagtaagatccgatggccagggtggacagaaaaagcaaaaaaaaactccaaaggctggagaaaaaaaaaaatctgtggggattccagaccacgagaccgcccagtccctgtgacgatgtgggttctggctccacactccctttgctgttggaagcacatgaacccaacaccgtcgataatgttaccgagtgagctagtcagtggaggcaaataaacacttaagcaaggggtggtgcaaaaatgagtagtgcttttattaaaagcagtcaacaaatcaacagtgttcaaataaatagtgcagttcttcaataaataaataaataatccattaaatgaaaacgaggagtaaaaccaataaatagaaaaaacaatcctttaaaaccagaggttaaaatcttcttgtggaagcagtctttaaaacaacaacaaacaaatccggtgcatcatttgttagcgtctcacctgctaatcccgtttgggccaaacagcaggcgagacgctctctgcagctgccctcctgaaacacacgcatgagactggagacctcccgatccctggctccggtatggcactcatcccagtccccgagacttgattaccccaatagccaggacgctcatattggggactccaccaccaagcctcccgacttccgctgcctttccacggccttctgcggctcgtcgctttcctctaggcactcccgctacctgctcactcagcgggagcaacctcaactcaacgtctaggtgttggcctaacacccagcttccatacagctgcccacgagcgctcgatcgcgctcaccacatgcacgcaccgcgtgtctgtctctctccggcaccgcctgcttccacactccctgtaacctccgtcctctctttcctttcctttttctatcCGATCGTTTCCTTACCCCAAACGTTTctttctcccctttaaaaccgactcgcgcttctttttaaaatgacgagggccacagcagctgcagcattagccgcgggacaatcatgaatgtgggcagttcctcacctgtgcactcggtgagaaacgcccacaccctacggatcgttccgcggcccactatggccaacgtccctcgctaagccgcgagcacaatgattatttatttaaaaatgacctttactcaacgagctgtggacccataacaccacagtcccctctgggcaatctacctaacaagtcaaacagtcctctttataaGTCATGCCCtccttacaactattttcaaataagaccacggtcatctaacctcagtcgtgtgaatgcttttgtcagacacacttcctgcgctctcagctcttataaattttattagggcAATAATtatatacgttctagatgacacatcaacaacaaagtgaaagagaaagagcagggacaaacattcaaaagagtAATTTTAtctattagagagaaagaaatgatattcactcacaggcagttatatgttgtgttgtcatgatgtaagtccaaacacagaatcaaaattcaatgcgatcttaaagaaaagttaatcccaaatattttttactaaagttttaaagtaaatgtgaaaataatgcaacaatgtaacaattcccatgaaaataacaatctttttaaattgtatatcaggTAAACCAAACCGGgcggtgggtgagcgaagcgagcagggggcagagcctcctagtttttttaaaaaaaaaagtcttgaaaaTTACCTTATAATTAACCTGGGATGTATCCTCTAATCACATTGATGATATCTTTAACAAGAATTCCCTTGTCATTATATGGCTCCAGGCCCATGATGTCACAAAAGGTGAATGGCAATGTCTTCCCACCTTTTGAGTCATAAACTGCATATGTTCTGCACTGTAAAAGCAGGAAAACCTTTTATTAGGAGCTTCTCCTTCACTGGTTAATAGAATGAATTGTGCTGGACAGGATTTGTGGCTCCTGTATATTCTCTGTCCAGGACTTTTAGCCTGTCTCACTCAGCAGGACATTTCCTTCAGCTCAGGGATATGTCCGCTTGCTCCTCTCTATGCAGTTTGTCATTGGCCTTTTCTGTTTTGTACTGTGGTGACTAAAACTGGCAACACTCGTTCACATGTATTGTTTTAGTTGTTTTGATATGGAATTaatgaaagtaattaaaaaataaattaggcacatcttgaatgaaaaaaatgtgtatagGGAGGTCTTGGCAGAGAGATGTGAAGTGAATGCAGCATTACATGTGGCCATACGATGTGCCATATAAAGAACCTGCTGCAATTGCCATGCTTTTCTGTTTCTCTGTCCACCTGTCTGTCTGAAACAAACAACTCAGCTTCCAGTGGACCAATTTTCTTGAAATTTGGtgcactatttttttttgttgagctATCTCAAATAGACAGATACACAAATTTgtgaaatgtttacattttgcagACTCATCTTTATCAAAACAGATAATTATTAGATAAATATTACACAGAGAGATGtgatggcactatataatcatCTGTCTGACATGTTCATATAAGTATGATGGTCAGGTATCCACAAGCATTTGGCCATATAATGTACTTTGTGATGGCAAAgaatcataaaaataaactgagagattttttttttttggcattaaagTTTACATTGCCCCTCACCCTCCAATATTAGACACCCCCACTTACATATTTACTCATACTTGACTCTTTTTCACATGCTGTGGCCTGGAATATTGGAAATCCTTTGAAGACGGAATTAACAGAGTTGAAGAagctgctttttccagctttaatCTGCCCAGTCAGCAGGATTCTGGGCTGTTCCACAACGCCAGTCTTTGCTGTGTATTTCTTGATTTCCTCTATGAGTTCAGTCCTTACTCTGCTCATGACAAGATGAGGAACAGTATTAGAAACAAAACTTGCTATGTGTACAGTATTTGACTTTTCTATTGTGATGAAAtacttggtttgttttttttttttattttcattttacaatggTATCAGTTGGCATcagcaacccagccacagggaatgcacaaaacAGTGTtcttcttcgtgccggtcccaagcccggataaatgggaaggtgtgacgatgtgggttctggctccacactcccattgctattggaagcactcgaacccaacaccgtcgataatgtaaccgagtgagctagtcaatggaggcaaataaacaattgagcaaggggtggtatacaaaaagtgcaatagtgcttttattaaaagcagtcaacaaaacaaaaacagtgttcaaataaatagtgcagatcttcaagttcttcaataaataaataaataatccattaaaagaacacgtgggggttaaaactcaatagaaaaaacaatccttaaaatcgagaggttaaaatgatcaggaagctgtctttaaaaacaacaacaaataagcttggtgcttcttttctgtatgcgtctcacctgcttatcccgtacgggcttagcagcaggcaagacgctctctgcagctgccctcctacatcacacgctcgagactggagacctcccgatccctggcttcggtctggcactcatcccagtccccgagacttgattaccctcaacggccaggtcgcccacgttggggattccatcaccaagtctcccgacttccgctgccttttccatggcctctctacggcccgtcgctttcaccttgtcactcccgctaccagatcactcagcgggagcgacatctacacaaacacctgggtgtcggcctaacacccagcttcctcgcagctgcccacgagcgctcgatcgtgcgctcaccacacgctccgcgtgtccgtctctctcctgcaccgcttgcttccacgctccctgtaacctccgtcctctcttttcctttctctccgatcgattctctctccccctccaaccgacttgcgcttcttttaaaaacgtgaggggccatcacagctgcagcattagccacgggagcaatcacgaatgtgggcagttcctcacctgtgcacacggtgagaaacgcccacatcgacgactgcccgctgctcgctacaacaacgccccctcacgaagccgcctcgggtgcggtgattatttatttaaaatcaatggccttttctccacgagctgtggacccataacaccacattccaccccccataaaactccagttgcatgggaaggctccactccactgccatcccaatgcaactggagctcaggtccacagctcgtggagaaaaggccattgattttcaataaataatcaccgcataGATATATTTTAGCCAATTTTCTTGAAAGCTATCTTTatacaattttgttttgtgtgtgttgtgtgtgtgttattgatgtttttgattttacactattgcacttttgtataccaccccttgctcaattgtttatttgcctccattgactagctcactcggttacattatcagtgttgggttcgagtgcttccaatagcaatgggagtgtggagccagaacccacatcgtcacagaagggttatgtcaggaagggcatccggtgtaacacagatcaatatgcggataacaatatagatttccatactggatcggtcaagGCCCTAGTTAACAAAGGCCGCCACcactactgttagccaacagggtgctggtggaaattgggctaatgTTGgttgaagaaggagaaaaagaggggggagacgtgtctggaggaaagaggagaggaggaaggtaaaaagAGTAGAAT comes from Polypterus senegalus isolate Bchr_013 chromosome 14, ASM1683550v1, whole genome shotgun sequence and encodes:
- the LOC120515114 gene encoding interferon-induced protein 44-like, which translates into the protein MGALALKAIKEEEIKQPPLLNKPWRELKFTEEVRTELIEEIKKYTAKTGVVEQPRILLTGQIKAGKSSFFNSVNSVFKGFPIFQATACEKESSMSKYCRTYAVYDSKGGKTLPFTFCDIMGLEPYNDKGILVKDIINVIRGYIPG